A single genomic interval of Leptolyngbyaceae cyanobacterium harbors:
- the gor gene encoding glutathione-disulfide reductase has product MVYDYDLFVIGAGSGGLAASKRAASYGAKVAISERDLVGGTCVIRGCVPKKLLVYGSKFSHLYQDAVGYGWSEVHPTFDWQKLITAVDNEVKRLNQVHINLLEKAGVELIKGSASLLDAHTVQIDDRTVSADKILIAVGGEAIKPNLPGMEYAITSREMFLLPEQPKRMAIIGAGYIAAEFACIMNGLGTKVDLLIRRDRILRDFDEDIYNGVQEGMTKHGINIIGNTQLKKLAKVSDGLQLTFVEKDKDTESTITVDAVLVAIGRAPNLAGLGLENAGVKTVLCEEEGLPRLHGYSVNCAIEVDEYSRTSQSNIFAVGDCTNRINLTPVAIGEGRAFADTEFGNNQRIFSHDHVASAVFTQPEAATVGLSEAEAREKYGDAVQVYRARFRPMFHSLTGADEKVMVKLVIDGNSDRVLGAHMVGENAAEIIQGIAIALKMGATKKDFDATVGIHPSTAEEFVTLR; this is encoded by the coding sequence ATGGTATACGATTACGACCTCTTCGTGATAGGTGCGGGTTCCGGGGGGCTAGCAGCTTCCAAAAGAGCGGCTTCTTACGGGGCGAAAGTGGCGATATCGGAACGAGATTTGGTGGGCGGGACTTGCGTTATTCGCGGTTGCGTTCCCAAGAAACTATTGGTTTACGGCTCGAAATTTTCCCACCTCTACCAAGATGCGGTAGGTTACGGTTGGAGCGAAGTTCATCCGACTTTTGATTGGCAAAAACTAATTACTGCCGTTGATAATGAAGTCAAACGCCTCAATCAAGTACATATTAATTTGTTGGAAAAAGCTGGCGTTGAATTAATTAAAGGTAGTGCTAGTTTATTAGATGCTCATACCGTGCAAATTGACGATCGCACGGTGAGTGCCGATAAAATTTTGATTGCGGTAGGAGGAGAAGCGATTAAGCCAAATCTTCCCGGTATGGAGTATGCGATTACTTCCCGCGAAATGTTTCTTTTGCCAGAACAACCCAAGCGGATGGCAATTATCGGTGCTGGCTACATTGCTGCGGAATTTGCTTGCATCATGAATGGATTGGGAACGAAGGTCGATTTGTTGATTCGTCGCGATCGAATCCTGAGAGATTTTGATGAAGATATTTACAATGGCGTTCAGGAAGGAATGACCAAACATGGTATCAATATTATCGGCAATACCCAACTAAAAAAACTGGCGAAAGTGTCAGATGGTTTGCAACTTACCTTTGTGGAAAAAGACAAAGATACGGAATCTACGATTACTGTCGATGCAGTTTTAGTCGCGATCGGTCGCGCTCCTAATTTAGCAGGTCTTGGTTTGGAAAATGCGGGAGTGAAAACGGTTTTATGTGAAGAGGAAGGTTTGCCGAGATTGCACGGTTACAGCGTGAATTGCGCGATCGAAGTTGATGAATACAGCCGCACCAGTCAATCGAATATTTTTGCAGTGGGAGATTGCACGAATCGGATTAATTTAACTCCGGTGGCGATTGGAGAAGGAAGGGCGTTTGCCGATACGGAATTTGGCAATAATCAGCGCATTTTCAGCCACGATCATGTGGCATCTGCCGTATTTACTCAACCGGAAGCAGCCACGGTTGGTTTGAGCGAAGCAGAAGCGAGAGAAAAATATGGTGATGCGGTGCAAGTATATCGCGCTCGTTTTCGTCCGATGTTCCACAGTTTAACTGGTGCTGATGAAAAAGTGATGGTTAAATTGGTGATTGACGGGAATAGCGATCGCGTTTTGGGCGCTCACATGGTTGGCGAAAATGCCGCAGAAATCATTCAAGGAATTGCGATCGCACTCAAAATGGGCGCTACTAAAAAAGATTTCGACGCCACCGTTGGTATTCACCCTTCTACCGCAGAGGAATTCGTAACTTTGCGATAA
- a CDS encoding sulfurtransferase, whose protein sequence is MSQYAHPEVLVDTNWLENHLDDPNIRIIEVDMSPAPYENAHLPMAVFWNILTDLLQPDWRINLDAKSFEKLMSKSGISNDTTVIAYGSYPGTGAWIFWLLKLFGHQNVRVLNGGYQKWKLENRPLAKELSTFSPVPYSAKELDNSLRVLYEEVQASIGRTDRILLDVRTEKEYSGEWFFDRPPQEGERTGHISGALHIEHLLTLNEDGTFKSFDELQALYSSKGITSDKEVFPYCAIGGRSGYTWFVLKYLLGYPKVRNYDGSWNEWSRLADVAIAK, encoded by the coding sequence ATGTCTCAGTATGCTCATCCGGAAGTTTTAGTCGATACCAACTGGTTAGAAAATCATCTTGACGATCCGAATATTCGGATTATTGAAGTGGACATGAGTCCAGCGCCATACGAAAATGCTCACCTTCCAATGGCTGTATTTTGGAATATTTTGACAGATTTGTTGCAGCCAGATTGGAGAATAAATTTAGATGCAAAATCTTTTGAAAAATTGATGTCAAAATCGGGTATTAGTAACGACACGACGGTAATCGCTTACGGTAGTTATCCCGGTACTGGTGCTTGGATTTTCTGGCTGTTGAAGTTGTTCGGACATCAAAACGTGCGAGTTCTTAATGGTGGATATCAGAAGTGGAAGTTAGAAAATCGTCCACTGGCAAAAGAATTATCGACGTTCTCACCAGTTCCATATTCTGCCAAGGAACTTGATAATAGTTTACGGGTTTTGTATGAGGAAGTTCAAGCATCAATAGGACGAACGGATCGTATCTTGTTGGATGTTCGCACTGAAAAAGAGTACAGTGGTGAATGGTTTTTCGATCGACCTCCTCAAGAAGGCGAACGCACCGGACATATTTCTGGGGCGCTGCATATCGAACATCTTCTTACTTTGAATGAGGATGGTACTTTTAAATCATTCGACGAATTGCAAGCTCTTTATAGCAGTAAAGGTATCACATCTGATAAAGAGGTGTTTCCTTATTGCGCGATCGGTGGTCGTTCTGGGTATACTTGGTTTGTTTTGAAGTATTTGTTGGGTTATCCAAAGGTTCGGAATTATGATGGTTCTTGGAATGAGTGGAGTCGCCTTGCTGATGTGGCGATCGCGAAGTAA
- a CDS encoding DUF6220 domain-containing protein, which translates to MIASPSFDAVQTSPQQSQMLFYILTVLFNLCAIAQILTVGLAYFYNPEWWNVHVWLVRGYGGLSIILLVWAYAIPFSSKVRRLAVSLPILLGLQFLTIHLKFPLPLAVLHPLIGLALFSASTSLVHRVWRVISPSLAEE; encoded by the coding sequence ATGATTGCAAGTCCTAGTTTTGATGCAGTACAAACATCACCACAGCAGAGTCAGATGTTATTTTACATCTTAACAGTGTTGTTCAATCTCTGCGCGATCGCACAAATACTAACCGTCGGATTGGCATATTTTTACAATCCTGAGTGGTGGAACGTCCATGTTTGGCTGGTAAGAGGATACGGCGGATTATCAATAATTTTGTTGGTGTGGGCATACGCAATACCTTTTTCGTCCAAAGTGCGTCGCCTTGCAGTCAGCCTACCAATACTACTGGGGTTGCAATTTCTGACCATTCACCTGAAATTTCCACTGCCTTTAGCAGTACTTCACCCCCTAATTGGATTGGCACTGTTTTCTGCTTCTACAAGTTTAGTTCATCGCGTATGGCGGGTTATTTCGCCCAGCCTTGCAGAAGAATAA
- a CDS encoding LuxR C-terminal-related transcriptional regulator: MADLQSLFPTLTQAKDELELRSHIYTQVGEYFAAKRAGLFFFDALPKKIREPHLQNLMELALSTEYNPVLRYLVERHSPVHEALVVSPKTWQLICPRADHWHVMAGPIVNRGQLVGAVGFTRVREMPSFDTQNLMDLSALCLHLSTWVATVRSSTPLLKTNSLTSREMEIATLVAQGKTNAQIGAELWITENSVKQALKRIFRKLEVSSRTQMIARLSERIELFH; encoded by the coding sequence ATGGCTGACTTGCAATCTTTATTTCCAACTCTCACTCAAGCCAAAGATGAACTAGAATTGCGATCGCACATTTATACTCAAGTAGGTGAGTATTTTGCCGCCAAACGTGCCGGATTATTTTTCTTCGACGCGCTACCTAAGAAAATCCGAGAACCTCATCTTCAAAACTTGATGGAATTAGCCTTATCCACCGAATATAATCCAGTTTTGCGCTACTTGGTGGAACGACACAGCCCAGTTCATGAAGCTTTGGTGGTATCTCCAAAAACATGGCAGTTGATTTGTCCTCGCGCCGACCACTGGCACGTTATGGCTGGCCCAATCGTTAATCGAGGACAGTTAGTGGGTGCAGTTGGCTTTACTCGCGTGCGCGAAATGCCTTCCTTCGATACGCAAAATTTAATGGATTTGAGTGCGCTTTGTCTCCATCTTTCCACTTGGGTAGCGACAGTCCGTTCATCAACACCATTATTAAAAACAAATTCTTTAACATCCCGCGAGATGGAAATTGCTACGCTGGTAGCACAAGGAAAAACAAATGCACAAATTGGGGCAGAACTTTGGATTACTGAAAACTCGGTGAAGCAAGCTTTAAAGAGGATATTTCGGAAGTTGGAAGTTTCTTCTCGTACTCAAATGATTGCTCGACTTTCCGAGCGAATAGAACTTTTTCATTAA
- a CDS encoding antibiotic biosynthesis monooxygenase, with protein MAFENAPTIALDTDRQPITAVISHLVKQGCEEEYEQWLRDISAVAQQFEGHAGVSFIRPQDAAHPEYVIILKFDCYKHLKEWMDSPTRQRWIDLVKPLVQQDQNVQILTGLETWFTLPGKLVQHPPKRYKMAILTSLAVFAVAQLLGILIAPGLTVLPPLVRSLVLTVLTVFCLTYLVMPRVTRLFYGWLYPKHRSR; from the coding sequence ATGGCATTTGAGAACGCACCAACGATCGCGCTCGATACCGACAGACAACCAATTACTGCCGTGATTTCCCATTTAGTGAAACAGGGATGCGAGGAAGAATACGAACAATGGTTGCGTGATATTTCTGCGGTTGCCCAACAGTTTGAGGGACACGCCGGGGTTAGTTTTATCCGACCTCAAGATGCAGCCCATCCCGAATATGTGATAATTCTCAAGTTTGATTGCTACAAGCATCTCAAGGAATGGATGGATTCTCCTACTCGCCAACGTTGGATAGATTTGGTAAAACCTTTAGTGCAACAGGATCAAAACGTGCAAATTTTGACAGGCTTAGAAACCTGGTTTACACTGCCTGGAAAACTGGTTCAGCACCCACCTAAACGCTACAAAATGGCGATTCTAACCTCCCTAGCAGTCTTTGCTGTAGCCCAACTCCTGGGGATACTCATTGCACCTGGATTGACAGTATTACCTCCCTTAGTGAGATCGTTGGTATTAACTGTGCTAACGGTTTTCTGTTTGACTTATTTGGTTATGCCCCGCGTGACGAGGTTATTTTATGGTTGGCTTTATCCAAAACATCGTTCTCGTTGA
- a CDS encoding ATP-binding protein, translated as MKTREADLDAWTSALSESLADSLEEQNLDRVALLVQRYGAPKTITLRVFSPDGRLISTSSPDTDYQAINWLEVPGMKEAFQQQTTQGVAKGVFSNDDRLYVARPIYRDGQMLGVLRMSLTLRQFQRQFQSMIWTILGTLVVTVLLCAIISEYLTRSIARPIQAMCNFAIRLGGGHFGDNLKIAQEDELGQLAIELNRMSKRLASLDNERRTFLASVSHELRTPVSNVLVTLEALANGAAEEPQLRDRFIHTTQEEIKRLSRLIHDLLDLGRLEAGVTSLEKQTVKLKPLINRAVQAIEIRMQSNKVGIGIDVADVELQGDPERLIQAFLNILDNAIKYSVADSQVFVWAQKEGNQIVIKIKDQGPGISETDMPHIFEQFYTGDRSRKGSGTGLGLAIARKIVEAHGGSINATSKGKSSGSTFTIYLPFDHNYSC; from the coding sequence ATGAAAACCAGAGAAGCTGATTTAGATGCTTGGACTAGTGCCTTAAGTGAGAGTTTAGCTGACTCTTTAGAAGAACAAAATTTAGACCGAGTGGCTCTTTTAGTACAGCGTTATGGCGCTCCTAAAACTATTACCTTGCGGGTATTTTCACCAGATGGTCGGTTAATATCAACTTCGTCTCCCGATACGGATTATCAGGCAATTAACTGGTTAGAAGTTCCCGGTATGAAGGAGGCTTTTCAACAGCAGACAACTCAGGGCGTTGCCAAAGGTGTATTTTCCAACGACGATCGCTTATACGTAGCGCGTCCGATCTACCGGGATGGCCAAATGCTGGGAGTGTTGCGGATGTCGCTCACCCTCAGACAGTTCCAACGCCAGTTTCAAAGCATGATTTGGACGATTTTAGGAACTTTGGTGGTAACGGTATTACTCTGTGCGATAATTAGCGAATATCTTACTCGCAGTATAGCTAGACCGATTCAAGCAATGTGCAATTTCGCCATTCGATTGGGCGGCGGTCATTTTGGCGACAATCTAAAAATCGCGCAAGAAGATGAATTAGGTCAGTTAGCGATCGAGTTAAACCGCATGAGTAAACGGCTGGCTTCTCTCGATAACGAACGACGGACATTTTTAGCTAGCGTATCCCACGAATTGCGTACCCCGGTGAGTAATGTGTTAGTGACTCTAGAAGCATTAGCTAATGGTGCTGCTGAAGAACCTCAATTACGCGATCGCTTTATTCATACTACTCAAGAAGAAATTAAGCGCCTATCCAGATTAATTCATGACTTATTAGATTTAGGTAGGCTAGAAGCAGGCGTAACTTCCCTGGAAAAACAAACTGTCAAGTTAAAACCTTTGATCAATCGTGCCGTTCAAGCAATCGAAATTCGGATGCAATCTAATAAGGTCGGCATCGGGATAGATGTAGCTGACGTGGAACTGCAAGGCGATCCGGAAAGACTGATTCAAGCTTTCTTAAACATATTAGATAACGCGATTAAATATTCCGTGGCTGATTCCCAAGTTTTTGTCTGGGCCCAGAAAGAAGGTAACCAAATTGTCATAAAAATTAAAGACCAAGGCCCGGGAATCAGCGAAACTGATATGCCTCACATTTTTGAACAGTTTTACACGGGAGACCGTTCTCGCAAAGGTAGCGGCACGGGTTTGGGTTTAGCGATCGCGCGTAAAATTGTCGAAGCACATGGTGGCAGCATTAATGCTACCAGTAAGGGAAAAAGCAGCGGATCGACATTTACTATTTATCTCCCCTTCGATCATAACTACAGTTGCTAG